A genomic region of Glycine max cultivar Williams 82 chromosome 15, Glycine_max_v4.0, whole genome shotgun sequence contains the following coding sequences:
- the LOC100775711 gene encoding plant intracellular Ras-group-related LRR protein 6 isoform X2, with protein MNMYQLQQFHIQPMMQQFHIQPMMKMDNTMRKRERSKAMEKERLQVMDLSGMSLEFLPKPSLDLATICKLDLSNNNLQEIPESLTARLLNVEVLDVRSNQLNSLPNSIGCLSKLKVLNVSGNFIESLPKTIENCRALEELNANFNKLSKLPDTIGFELINLKKLSVNSNKLVFLPSSTSHLTALKVLDARLNCLRALPEDLENLINLETLNVSQNFQYLETIPYSIGLLWSLVELDVSYNNIKTLPESIGCLKNLQKLSVEGNPLTCPPMEVVEQGLHVVMEYMHHKINSSDQNKTKKRWWMGKIVKCGTFNKQFRNGKRPEHVGYNMLKHQNINGLASPGFMGMLSPLRLFSPHRSPRHFFS; from the exons ATGAATATGTACCAATTGCAACAGTTTCATATTCAACCCATGATGCAACAGTTTCATATTCAACCCATGATGAAGATGGATAACACGATgaggaagagggagagaagcAAAGCCATGGAGAAAGAGAGGCTTCAAGTGATGGACTTGAGTGGCATGTCCTTGGAGTTTCTTCCCAAACCTTCGCTTGATTTAGCCACCATTTGCAAGTTGGACCTATCTAATAACAATCTCCAG GAAATTCCGGAATCCTTAACGGCTAGACTTCTAAACGTGGAAGTGTTGGACGTGCGTTCCAACCAGCTAAACTCCCTTCCCAATTCCATTGGCTGCCTCTCTAAGCTCAAGGTTTTGAATGTCTCAGGCAACTTCATCGAATCCCTCCCCAAAACCATTGAGAATTGCAG AGCCTTAGAAGAGCTGAATGCAAACTTCAACAAGCTGAGCAAGCTGCCAGACACAATAGGGTTTGAGCTCATAAACCTAAAGAAGCTCTCAGTGAACTCCAACAAGCTTGTGTTTCTTCCAAGCTCCACTTCACACTTAACAGCTTTGAAGGTTCTTGATGCACGATTGAATTGCCTAAGGGCACTTCCTGAGGACCTTGAGAACCTCATCAACCTAGAGACCCTTAATGTGAGCCAGAACTTCCAGTATTTGGAGACCATCCCTTACTCCATAGGGCTTCTCTGGTCACTTGTTGAACTTGATGTTAGCTACAATAACATCAAGACCTTGCCTGAGTCAATTGGGTGCCTCAAGAATCTCCAGAAGCTGAGTGTTGAAGGGAACCCTCTTACCTGTCCCCCTATGGAGGTGGTGGAACAAGGACTTCATGTGGTGATGGAGTACATGCATCATAAGATTAACTCAAGTGATCAAAACAAAACTAAGAAAAGGTGGTGGATGGGGAAGATTGTGAAATGTGGAACCTTCAATAAACAATTTAGAAATGGGAAACGACCTGAACATGTGGGTTACAACATGCTTAAGCACCAGAATATCAATGGTCTTGCTTCCCCAGGCTTCATGGGGATGCTCTCCCCTCTTCGCCTGTTCTCTCCCCATCGTTCCCCCCGCCATTTCTTCAGTTGA
- the LOC100775711 gene encoding plant intracellular Ras-group-related LRR protein 6 isoform X1, which translates to MNMYQLQQFHIQPMMKMDNTMRKRERSKAMEKERLQVMDLSGMSLEFLPKPSLDLATICKLDLSNNNLQEIPESLTARLLNVEVLDVRSNQLNSLPNSIGCLSKLKVLNVSGNFIESLPKTIENCRALEELNANFNKLSKLPDTIGFELINLKKLSVNSNKLVFLPSSTSHLTALKVLDARLNCLRALPEDLENLINLETLNVSQNFQYLETIPYSIGLLWSLVELDVSYNNIKTLPESIGCLKNLQKLSVEGNPLTCPPMEVVEQGLHVVMEYMHHKINSSDQNKTKKRWWMGKIVKCGTFNKQFRNGKRPEHVGYNMLKHQNINGLASPGFMGMLSPLRLFSPHRSPRHFFS; encoded by the exons ATGAATATGTACCAATTGCAACAGTTTCATATTCAAC CCATGATGAAGATGGATAACACGATgaggaagagggagagaagcAAAGCCATGGAGAAAGAGAGGCTTCAAGTGATGGACTTGAGTGGCATGTCCTTGGAGTTTCTTCCCAAACCTTCGCTTGATTTAGCCACCATTTGCAAGTTGGACCTATCTAATAACAATCTCCAG GAAATTCCGGAATCCTTAACGGCTAGACTTCTAAACGTGGAAGTGTTGGACGTGCGTTCCAACCAGCTAAACTCCCTTCCCAATTCCATTGGCTGCCTCTCTAAGCTCAAGGTTTTGAATGTCTCAGGCAACTTCATCGAATCCCTCCCCAAAACCATTGAGAATTGCAG AGCCTTAGAAGAGCTGAATGCAAACTTCAACAAGCTGAGCAAGCTGCCAGACACAATAGGGTTTGAGCTCATAAACCTAAAGAAGCTCTCAGTGAACTCCAACAAGCTTGTGTTTCTTCCAAGCTCCACTTCACACTTAACAGCTTTGAAGGTTCTTGATGCACGATTGAATTGCCTAAGGGCACTTCCTGAGGACCTTGAGAACCTCATCAACCTAGAGACCCTTAATGTGAGCCAGAACTTCCAGTATTTGGAGACCATCCCTTACTCCATAGGGCTTCTCTGGTCACTTGTTGAACTTGATGTTAGCTACAATAACATCAAGACCTTGCCTGAGTCAATTGGGTGCCTCAAGAATCTCCAGAAGCTGAGTGTTGAAGGGAACCCTCTTACCTGTCCCCCTATGGAGGTGGTGGAACAAGGACTTCATGTGGTGATGGAGTACATGCATCATAAGATTAACTCAAGTGATCAAAACAAAACTAAGAAAAGGTGGTGGATGGGGAAGATTGTGAAATGTGGAACCTTCAATAAACAATTTAGAAATGGGAAACGACCTGAACATGTGGGTTACAACATGCTTAAGCACCAGAATATCAATGGTCTTGCTTCCCCAGGCTTCATGGGGATGCTCTCCCCTCTTCGCCTGTTCTCTCCCCATCGTTCCCCCCGCCATTTCTTCAGTTGA